The Mycolicibacterium monacense genome contains the following window.
CATCATTCCGCTCATCCCGTACCTGCTCGGCTACGAATCGCTCTGGGTGGGGCTGTTGTTCGGCGGGGTCGGCCTGCTCATCGCCGGCGCGAGCGCCGCGCGGTTCACCCGCAAGCCGATCGCGTTCGCCGGGATCCGCCAGCTCGGTCTCGGGGCGATCGCGATCGCCGCGACCTACGCCGTCGGCCTCCTCATCGGCACCACCGTCACCTAGGCCTAGGTCTCGCTTCCGACCGTCACGGCTCGGGCCTCGTCGGTGCGTTCGGTGAGCTCGTCTTCCTCGACGTCGATACCGCGCAGGTGTCCGCGGGTGGCGGTCAGCACGACGGCGGCCGCCAGCACCGCGCCCGCGCCGACCCAGTAGGGGAGGTGGACGTCGACCTGCTCACCGAGCACACCGGCCAGCCACGGGGCGACGGCCGCACCGCCGAACCGCAGGAAGCTGTAGGCGGCCGACGCGACCGCGCGTTCGACCGGGGCGGCCTTCATCACCGTCTCCGTGATCAGCGTGTTGTTGACGCCGATGAACAGGCCGGCCACCACGACACAGGTCGCCAGCACTGCCTTGCTGTCGGTGCCGATCGCCATCACGACCAACGTCGCCGTCATCGCGAGCAGGTTGACGATCAGTGTGGGCACGGTGCCGAACCGGTGCTGCAACCGGGGCGCTACGACCACCGAGGTGAACGCGAGCGCCACCCCCCACCCGAAGAAGATCAGCCCGATCTGCTGTGCGGACATGTCCAAGGGGAACGGGGTGAACGCGAGCAGGGTGAAGAACCCGAAGTTGTAGAGCAGCGCGGTGATCGACGTGCCGAGCAGACCGCGGTGCCGCAGCGCGCGGAACGGATCGGCCAGCGTGGTGGCCCGCTCCGGCCGCGGCGTCGGCGGCAGCAGGATCGCGGTGACCACCACGGCGACGACCATGAGCGCCGAGACGCCGAAAAATGGCCCGCGCCAAGAGATTTCACCGAGCAGACCGCCGACGAGTGGGCCGACGGCGATACCGAGGCCGAGTGCGGCCTCGTACAGGATGATCGCCTGCGCCACCGAGCCACGCGCCGAGTTGACGATCGTGGCCAGCGCGGTCGCGATGAACAGGGCGTTGCCCAGACCCCACAGCGCGCGCCATCCGACGATCTCCATGACCGTGCCGCTCATCCCGGCCAGACCGGCGCCGGCGATGATCACGACCAGACCGAGCAGCAGGGTGTGCTTGGGGCCGATGCGGCTGGAGACGACGCCGGTGATCAGCATCGCCACCCCCATCACGGCCATGTAGCTGGTGAACAGCAACGACACCTGGGACGGGGAGGCGTTCAGGTTGTCGGCGATCGGTTTGAGGATGGGGTCGACGAGGCCGATGCCCATGAACGCCACGACGGAGGCGAAGGCTACGGCCCAGACGGCTTTGGGTTGGCGCCACATCGGTGGGCGACTCCTGTCTGTCAGCTGTCGGGTTGCGCGAGCAACCGCTCGATGACCTCGACGGCGTCGGCGAGCGTCTGGCGGTCTTCCGGCGAGAGCTGTGCCAGCCGCGGATCGATGACCGCGGCGCGGTCGATGCGGGCCTGGGCCAGCACCGTCCTGCCCTTGTCGGTGATGCGGATCAGCACCGCCCGCGCATCCAGCGGGTCGGTGGTCCGCGAGACCAGGCCGGCGTCTTCGAGCCGGCGCACCTGCGTGGTCATGGTGGGCTGCGAACAGCGGTCGAGGGTGGCGAGGTCGGAGATGCGGGCCTCACCCTGGTCCTCGATGGTCGACAGCAGCCGCGCCTGCGCCCAGGGCAGCGGTAACCGCGTGCGCTGGGTGGCCAACCGGTTGAGCCGGGCGACGACGGCGAGCAGGTCGCCGCCGAGATGTTCGCCGCCCGCCCCGGGGGAATCCTCGGTGGCAGGTGTGGTCATGGCCGCCATAATACATAGGAAAACTATGCAGTCCAAGCACTGTCATCTGCCCGGGGACGCAGACCCTACGCGGCCGACTGGCAGAATCGGGTGATGACCGCAACCCCGACGCCGAGCCAGCCTCGCCGCGCCGGGTCGTTGCAGCCCGGTGAACTCGCCCAGGCCTCGGTGATGGCGGCCCTGTGTGCGGCGACGGCCATCATCGCCGTCGTCGTCCCGTTCGCCGCCGCGCTGTCGCTGCTCGGCACCGTCCCGATGGGGTTGCTGGCCTATCGCTACCGCCTGCGCGTGCTGATCGCCGCGACGGTCGCGGGGGCCACCATCGCCTTCCTGATCGCCGGTATGGGCGGGATGATGTCGGTGATCGACTGCGCCTACATCGGCGGGTTGACCGGCATCGTCAAACGGCGCGGCCGCGGCACGCCCACCGTGTTCGTCGCGGCCCTGGTCGCGGGAACCGCCTTCGGCGCGGCGGCGGTGGCAGCCTTGACCGTCCTCTCGCGTCTGCGCAACCTGATCTTCGATTCGCTGACCGCCAACATCAACGGCATCGCCGCGGTGCTGTCGCGCATCCCGAACATGGAGGACTCGGCCGAACGGCTCAAACGCGACTTCGCGACGGCGCTGGACTACTGGCCACTGGTCATCGGCGGATCCGGGATCCTCAGCATCACCATGGTCACGCTGATCGGATGGTGGGCGCTGTCGAGGGTGCTCGGCCGCCTGGTCAACATCCCGGACGTGCACAAACTCGAGGCCGCCGCCGAGACCGGGCCCGTCGCGCCGGTCCCGACCGAACTGCGCGACGTACGGTTCCGCTATCCCAACACCGGGCAGGACGCGCTCGGTCCGGTGTCGCTGGCCGTGAGTCCCGGCGAACACCTCGCGATCACCGGCGCCAACGGATCGGGGAAGACGACGCTGATGCTCGTGCTGGCCGGCCGCGAACCGACCGCGGGCACCGTCGAGCGGCCGGGGGCGGTGGGACTCGGGCGCCTCGGCGGCACCGCGGTGGTCATGCAGCACCCGGAGAGCCAGGTGCTGGGTACGCGGGTGGCCGACGACGTCGTCTGGGGCCTGCCTCCGGGCACGAAGACCGACGTGCCCAGGCTGCTGTCCGAGGTGGGCCTGAGCGGTATGGAGGAGCGCGACACCGGCGGTCTCTCCGGCGGCGAACTGCAGCGGCTCGCCGTGGCCGCCGCCCTGGCCCGCGAACCGGCGCTGCTCATCGCCGACGAGGTCACCAGCATGGTCGACCAGCAGGGCCGCGACGGTCTCATCCAGGTGCTGTCCGGGCTCACCGAACATCACGACATGTCGCTGGTGCACATCACGCACTACAACGACGAGGCCGGCGTCGCCGACCGCACCATCAACCTCACCGGAAACGGCGGCGCGGCCGACAACGCCGAGATGGTCGAGACCGCCGCCGCCCCCACGGGCACGACGCCCGTCGCTCACACCGGCGCCGCACCGGTCCTCGAACTGGTCGGCGTCGGACACGAGTACGCCACCGGCACCCCGTGGGCCAAGACCGCCCTGCGCGACATCGACTTCACCGTGCCCGAGGGCGACGGTCTGCTGATCCACGGCCTCAACGGCTCCGGCAAATCGACACTGGCCTGGATCATGGCGGGTCTGACCGTGCCGACCACCGGCAGCTGCCTGCTCGACGGCGAACCCGTCTCCGACCAGGTCGGCGCCGTCGCGATCTCCTTCCAGGCGGCCCGTCTGCAGCTCATGCGCAGCCATGTCGACCGGGAGATCGCTTCGGCCGCGGGGTTCTCCCACCACGACCACGACCGCGTCCGGCAGGCGCTCGCCACGGTCGGCCTGGATCCGACGATGGCCTCGCGGCGGATCGACCAGCTCAGCGGCGGTCAGATGCGCCGCGTCGTGCTGGCCGGTCTGCTGGCCCGGAAACCGCGGGCGCTGATCCTCGACGAACCGCTGGCCGGGCTCGACGCCGCCAGCCAGCGCGGCCTGCTGCGGCTGGTCACCGATCTGCGCCGCAACGCCGGTCTGACGGTCGTCGTCATCTCCCACGACTTCTCCGGACTCGAGGAGCTGTGCCCGCGCACCCTGCATCTGCGAGACGGCCTGCTCGCCCCCGCCTCGGCGACCGCGGGAGGTGTGTCGTGACGGCCCCCGCCCGCAAACCGCGCCGGCCGGTGGTGCTGCTGCGTCCGGTCCCGGGACGCTCGGTCATCCACGACCTGTGGGCCGGAACCAAGCTCATCGCGGTCGCCGCGATCGGAGTCCTGCTCACCTTCTATCCGGGCTGGGTGCCGATCGCGGCGGTCGGACTGCTGGTGGTCGTGGCGGCGCGGTTGGCGCACATCCCGGGTGGGGCGCTCCCGTCGATCCCGGCCTTCCTGTGGGGTCTGTTGTTCATCGGCGGCCTGACGGCGACGTTCGGCGGTGGGGACCCCGTCGTGGCCTTCGGCTCGGTCGAGGTCGGGCTCGGCGGCCTGTTCAACTTCCTGCGCATCACGGCGCTGTCGATCGTGCTGCTCGGTCTGGGCGCGATGGTGTCGTGGACGACCAACGTCGCCGAGATCGCCCCCGCGGTCGCGAAACTGGGCCGCCCGCTGCGGGCGGTCCGCATCCCGATCGACGACTGGGCGGTGGCGATCGCCCTGGCCCTTCGGGCGTTTCCGATGCTCGTCGACGAGTTCGCGACGCTGTACGCGGCGCGGCGGTTGCGCCCCAAACAGCACCTGTCGAGCCGCAAGGCGCGGCGCAAGCGGTGGCTGATCGAGATCGTCGACCTGCTCGCCGCGGCCGTGACCGCCGCACTGCGTCGCGCCGACGAGATGGGCGATGCGATCACCGCCCGCGGTGGCACCGGGCAGATCTCGGCGGCGCCGTCGGGACCCAGGGCGCGCGACTGGATCACCATGGCGATCATCGTCGTGGTGTGCGGGGCGGCGCTGGCGGTGGAACTGACCGTGCTGCCGACGAGTTCGGCGCCCACCTGATCGGTGCCGTCGCCGCAGCGCCACTACGGTGGATGCCGTGACAGCGCCCCGACGTGTTGACGCCGACTTCCTCGCCCTGCCACGACAGCACCTGGCCGACGCCGCGTTGTCGGCTGCGCTGGCGGCGGGGGCGACCTACGCCGACCTGAGGATCCACGCGATCACCAGCGAACTGGTTCAGTTGCGCGACGGCGAACTCGAGACCGCGGTCATCGACCGGGAGATCGGCCTGGCCGTGCGGGTGATCGTCGACGGCACATGGGGGTTCGCCTCGCACGCCGAACTCGACCCGGCGGTGGCCGCCGATACCGCGCGGCGGGCGGTGGCCGTGGCGACGACGCTGGCCCCGCTCAACGCCGAACGCATCGAACTGGCACCCGAACCGGTCTACCGTGACGTCAGCTGGGTGTCGGACTACCGCGTCGACCCGTTCACCGTGCCCGCCGCGGACAAGATCGCGGTACTGGGCGAATACTCCGGTCGGCTGCTCGCCGCGGACGGCGTCGACCACGTGTCGGCCGGTCTGCACACCGCCAAGGAGCAGACGTTCTATGCCGACACGTTCGGGTCGTCGATCACGCAGCAGCGGGTGCGGGTGCTGCCGACCCTCGATGCCGTCGCCGTCGACAGCGCCGCAGGGACATTCGAGACCATGCGCACCCTCGCCCCGCCGACCGCGCGCGGCTGGGAGGTCGTCGCCGGCGACGAGGTGTGGGACTGGACCGCCGAACTCGCCGAGTTGCCGTCGCTGCTCGCGGAGAAGGTCAAGGCGCCCGGCGTCACCGCCGGGCCGACCGATCTGGTGATCGACCCGACGAACCTCTGGCTGACCATCCACGAATCCATCGGCCACGCCACCGAATACGACCGGGCCATCGGCTACGAGGCCGCCTACGCCGGCACGTCGTTCGCCACCCCCGACAAACTCGGCGCCATGCGGTACGGCTCACCGGTGATGAACGTGACCGCCGACCGGACCGTCGAATACGGTCTGGCGTCAATCGGTTTCGACGACGAAGGCGTCCGCGCGCAGAGTTGGGACCTGGTGCGCGACGGGATCTTCGTCGGCTATCAGCTCGACCGGGTGTTCGCCCCGCGGCTGGGGGTGGCCCGGTCCAACGGGTGCGCGTACGCCGACTCGCCGCACCACGTGCCGATCCAGCGGATGGCCAACGTGTCCCTGCAGCCGGCCGCCGAGGACGTCGGCACCGACGACCTGATCGCCCGCGTCGAGGACGGCCTCTACATCGTCGGCGACAAGAGCTGGTCGATCGACATGCAGCGCTACAACTTCCAGTTCACCGGTCAGCGGTTCTTCCGGATCCGTGACGGCCGCCTCGACGGTCAGGTGCGTGACGTGGCCTATCAGGCGACGACGACGGACTTCTGGGGTGCGCTCGAGGCCGTCGGCGGGCCGTCGACGTGGCGGCTCGGCGGGGCGTTCAACTGCGGTAAGGCCCAACCCGGACAGGTCGCGGCGGTGAGCCACGGTTGTCCGTCCGCGCTGTTCCGGGGGATCAACGTGCTCAACACCCGTGAGGAGGCCGGTAGGTGATCGGGCCGCAGGACGTCGTCGACGCCGTACTCGCCGAAGCGGCCCGCCGGGGTCGCGCCGACGAGACGATCGTGCTGGTGACCGACCGGGCCGACGCGTCGCTGCGGTGGGCGGGCAACTCGATGACCACCAACGGTGAGTCGGTCAGTCGCAGCACCACGGTGATTTCGATTGTGCGGCAAGGCAACAGCGCGCGCGTCGGGTCGGTGCGCTCCAGCGAGGTGGAACCGGCCGCGATCGGCGCGCTGGTCGCGGCGTCGCAGGACGCCGCCGTCGCCGCACCCGAGGCCCGCGACAGTGCGCCGCCGCTGCCGCCGACCGAGACACCCGGAGACTGGGAGCTTCCGGTGCCTGCGACCGGCGCGGAGGTGTTCGCCGGCGTGGCGGGCAGCCTGGCGCGCGGATTCCGTGGCGAGGACGCACTGTACGGGTTCGCCCGGCACGTGCTGGAAACGACGTTCGTCGCGACGTCGACGGGTCTGCGCCGCCGCTACACGCAGCCGACCGGATCGGTGGAGATCAACGCCAAGCGGGGCGGCGCGAGCGCGTGGGCCGGTGTCAGCACGCCCGACTTCGTCAACGTGCCAACCGATTCCATGCTCGAAGACCTGGCGACACGGTTGGGATGGGCCGAGCGCACGGTCGAACTGCCCGCCGGACGTTACGAGACACTCATGCCGCCGTCGACGGTCGCCGACATGATGATCTACCTGACCTGGACGATGGACGGCCGCGGGGCGCAGGAGGGCCGCACCGCGCTGTCGGCGCCGGGCGGTACCCGGGTGGGGGAGAAGCTGACCGACCTGCCGCTGACGCTGTACTCCGATCCCGCCGCACCAGGTCTGGCGTGCCTGCCGTTCGTCACGGCGGCCACGTCCTCGGAGCGGGTGTCGGTGTTCGACAACGGGATGG
Protein-coding sequences here:
- a CDS encoding MFS transporter, whose translation is MWRQPKAVWAVAFASVVAFMGIGLVDPILKPIADNLNASPSQVSLLFTSYMAVMGVAMLITGVVSSRIGPKHTLLLGLVVIIAGAGLAGMSGTVMEIVGWRALWGLGNALFIATALATIVNSARGSVAQAIILYEAALGLGIAVGPLVGGLLGEISWRGPFFGVSALMVVAVVVTAILLPPTPRPERATTLADPFRALRHRGLLGTSITALLYNFGFFTLLAFTPFPLDMSAQQIGLIFFGWGVALAFTSVVVAPRLQHRFGTVPTLIVNLLAMTATLVVMAIGTDSKAVLATCVVVAGLFIGVNNTLITETVMKAAPVERAVASAAYSFLRFGGAAVAPWLAGVLGEQVDVHLPYWVGAGAVLAAAVVLTATRGHLRGIDVEEDELTERTDEARAVTVGSET
- a CDS encoding MarR family winged helix-turn-helix transcriptional regulator, translating into MAAMTTPATEDSPGAGGEHLGGDLLAVVARLNRLATQRTRLPLPWAQARLLSTIEDQGEARISDLATLDRCSQPTMTTQVRRLEDAGLVSRTTDPLDARAVLIRITDKGRTVLAQARIDRAAVIDPRLAQLSPEDRQTLADAVEVIERLLAQPDS
- a CDS encoding ABC transporter ATP-binding protein, which translates into the protein MTATPTPSQPRRAGSLQPGELAQASVMAALCAATAIIAVVVPFAAALSLLGTVPMGLLAYRYRLRVLIAATVAGATIAFLIAGMGGMMSVIDCAYIGGLTGIVKRRGRGTPTVFVAALVAGTAFGAAAVAALTVLSRLRNLIFDSLTANINGIAAVLSRIPNMEDSAERLKRDFATALDYWPLVIGGSGILSITMVTLIGWWALSRVLGRLVNIPDVHKLEAAAETGPVAPVPTELRDVRFRYPNTGQDALGPVSLAVSPGEHLAITGANGSGKTTLMLVLAGREPTAGTVERPGAVGLGRLGGTAVVMQHPESQVLGTRVADDVVWGLPPGTKTDVPRLLSEVGLSGMEERDTGGLSGGELQRLAVAAALAREPALLIADEVTSMVDQQGRDGLIQVLSGLTEHHDMSLVHITHYNDEAGVADRTINLTGNGGAADNAEMVETAAAPTGTTPVAHTGAAPVLELVGVGHEYATGTPWAKTALRDIDFTVPEGDGLLIHGLNGSGKSTLAWIMAGLTVPTTGSCLLDGEPVSDQVGAVAISFQAARLQLMRSHVDREIASAAGFSHHDHDRVRQALATVGLDPTMASRRIDQLSGGQMRRVVLAGLLARKPRALILDEPLAGLDAASQRGLLRLVTDLRRNAGLTVVVISHDFSGLEELCPRTLHLRDGLLAPASATAGGVS
- a CDS encoding energy-coupling factor transporter transmembrane component T family protein, producing the protein MTAPARKPRRPVVLLRPVPGRSVIHDLWAGTKLIAVAAIGVLLTFYPGWVPIAAVGLLVVVAARLAHIPGGALPSIPAFLWGLLFIGGLTATFGGGDPVVAFGSVEVGLGGLFNFLRITALSIVLLGLGAMVSWTTNVAEIAPAVAKLGRPLRAVRIPIDDWAVAIALALRAFPMLVDEFATLYAARRLRPKQHLSSRKARRKRWLIEIVDLLAAAVTAALRRADEMGDAITARGGTGQISAAPSGPRARDWITMAIIVVVCGAALAVELTVLPTSSAPT
- a CDS encoding TldD/PmbA family protein, yielding MTAPRRVDADFLALPRQHLADAALSAALAAGATYADLRIHAITSELVQLRDGELETAVIDREIGLAVRVIVDGTWGFASHAELDPAVAADTARRAVAVATTLAPLNAERIELAPEPVYRDVSWVSDYRVDPFTVPAADKIAVLGEYSGRLLAADGVDHVSAGLHTAKEQTFYADTFGSSITQQRVRVLPTLDAVAVDSAAGTFETMRTLAPPTARGWEVVAGDEVWDWTAELAELPSLLAEKVKAPGVTAGPTDLVIDPTNLWLTIHESIGHATEYDRAIGYEAAYAGTSFATPDKLGAMRYGSPVMNVTADRTVEYGLASIGFDDEGVRAQSWDLVRDGIFVGYQLDRVFAPRLGVARSNGCAYADSPHHVPIQRMANVSLQPAAEDVGTDDLIARVEDGLYIVGDKSWSIDMQRYNFQFTGQRFFRIRDGRLDGQVRDVAYQATTTDFWGALEAVGGPSTWRLGGAFNCGKAQPGQVAAVSHGCPSALFRGINVLNTREEAGR
- a CDS encoding metallopeptidase TldD-related protein, with protein sequence MIGPQDVVDAVLAEAARRGRADETIVLVTDRADASLRWAGNSMTTNGESVSRSTTVISIVRQGNSARVGSVRSSEVEPAAIGALVAASQDAAVAAPEARDSAPPLPPTETPGDWELPVPATGAEVFAGVAGSLARGFRGEDALYGFARHVLETTFVATSTGLRRRYTQPTGSVEINAKRGGASAWAGVSTPDFVNVPTDSMLEDLATRLGWAERTVELPAGRYETLMPPSTVADMMIYLTWTMDGRGAQEGRTALSAPGGTRVGEKLTDLPLTLYSDPAAPGLACLPFVTAATSSERVSVFDNGMDIDRVDWLRDGAVNALAYPRAAAAEFGEPVAVPAENLLMTGGTAELADMIAATERGLLLTTLWYIREVDPTVLLLTGLTRDGVYLIEDGEVSAAVNNFRFNESPLDLLRRATEAGVSEVTLPREWGDWATRAAMPTLRIPDFHMSSVSQAQ